Within Mongoliitalea daihaiensis, the genomic segment CTACAGCTGCGGCAAAAATCAGCATTGAATCCACTCATGCCAATGAAGCCTAAATCGATGCGTTGTCCCTTATCTACAATGTAAGTATCTCCATCATGGAGTACAAAGCGTTCGCTTGTGCGGTCGGCAAACATACTGCGGATCATGGGGTCATTGACTCCCGATGCAATCGTACTAAAGCGCGTGAGTTGCTCGTCCATTTTCATCAGTCCCCGATCATCTACCCCTATGCCGTAGAAATACAGATTTTTATCCGAAGCAACTGTTCGAGGAAACAAGATTTCATAGAGTTGACCCGCATCCCAGCCCTTGTCGGCATGCTCGCTGATGGCATGGTTTTGCTTGCTATCCATGATAAACCAAGTGATGCCACTCGACTCCACTTGATACAGCTCCATCATCGCCTTGCCGGCAGTAGTGAAGGCCATTTCATTCACATAATAATTATCATGAGGTTGAAAGGGCACAGGAGGGAGTGTGATGGTTTCGGCGAGCACACCTGTAGCTTGCTGGTAGGCTAAAATGCGCCCCTCCTGTGTGCCAATGTACAAGAGTTGATTAAAAGGGTTAATAGCAATGCTCCATGGCCTATTAGAACTGAGTGTAATACTGCGTTCTAATTTGAGTTCTTTGAGGTCAACCAAATGTACACGTGCGGGGTCTCGAGTGAGCATCCATACTTTGTCTTCTCCCGGTACCATTGCTTTAGCAATGACAAGTCCGTCATAGGATAAACGCTTATCAAAGAAATCCACATCGACGTTTGCTACATAGGTGTTTTCCTGATCATCCTTATATTCAATAATGAATGGGTAGCGCCCGCCTGCACGTGCACAGGTGTACGTGTAGCTGACGACCGTCCGGCTAGGGTTCATCGTAAACGGTGTATAGTTGGGCAAGCACCAATTAATCAATGGGCGAATTTCAAGGATGGTGATAGGGCCGGAAAAAACCAAGTCAAAGCTGGCCGGCGTTTGACTGATGGATTCTCCAAAGACAGGAATGATTTCCTGGATCTTGATAGGTTTGTCTTGGGTGAT encodes:
- a CDS encoding carboxypeptidase regulatory-like domain-containing protein, whose product is MIRALRSRPLLALFVMIFFFACDEEQNDPKIFGQLTGIISNEAGMLIQGATVEIKNSKFQASAQTNGEGIYFFDRVPVGEYDLTLSATSYISSTISVQIRENVVNEKHVELQLGTVQLTVETEAIRVGIREGLAELTITSNTNWRASTPVSWISFETAEGQGDKTIKFTYEENTTDDIREAMIEVKAGTVTRSVKITQDKPIKIQEIIPVFGESISQTPASFDLVFSGPITILEIRPLINWCLPNYTPFTMNPSRTVVSYTYTCARAGGRYPFIIEYKDDQENTYVANVDVDFFDKRLSYDGLVIAKAMVPGEDKVWMLTRDPARVHLVDLKELKLERSITLSSNRPWSIAINPFNQLLYIGTQEGRILAYQQATGVLAETITLPPVPFQPHDNYYVNEMAFTTAGKAMMELYQVESSGITWFIMDSKQNHAISEHADKGWDAGQLYEILFPRTVASDKNLYFYGIGVDDRGLMKMDEQLTRFSTIASGVNDPMIRSMFADRTSERFVLHDGDTYIVDKGQRIDLGFIGMSGFNADFCRSCSSSTIALLAGIENSQLEFYHYGQKQAIKRFPTGGGSWRQFYHSLDGKEIVFESGDYDFAQSSETFQGKLIQIDMKRFNP